In Actinomycetota bacterium, the sequence GAGGGAATCCCCATGGGGACTCCGGCGCGGCGGCGATGATCTCGTCCGGGATGGCCCAGGACTCCAGATCTCTCCTCCAGTGTTCGAGCGCGCTCATGTGCTTCTCCCAAAAGAAAAGACCCCGGCGCCGTTAAGGCGCCGGGGTCTCAGCAGAACGTTGGAGCTTTACTCGCCGGGGTTGAGGTCCTTGAGCGAACCACCCTTCCAGACGACACCGGTGGTGCGTGCCTTCTCGAAGGCGTCCAGGTCACGGAAGCCGAGGCGCTCTGCCTGGGCGTCGGTGGTAGGACGAGCCTCCTCCTGCGGAGCAGATGCGCTGCCGCCGCCGCGGCGGTAGGACAGCGGTGCGTTCGGGTCGTCGCCGCGCTTGCGTGCGATGTCCCGCTCCTGCTGTGCAGGCTCGGACACTGCCTCGGGAACTGCGCTTCCAACCTCGGGGTCGGGGCGAGCTTCCTGGTGGGGAGGCCACGGGCCCGGAACCGGCTGGCCGGCGATTTTGAGGAAGTCGGTAACTTCGGGCCACGCCCATACCGAGTTGTCCCCGCCCACGCGGTTCTGGTTGTTCTTGCCGGGTGCGTCCTGGATCAGCTCATAGATCCGGGGGCTACCGGGACTCGCCTGAAAATCATCGTCGGCCATTCCAACTCCTTTCGAAAGCTTTTGGGCCTTCTCGATACTGCCGAACTGCTAACAGAAAAAGACCGGGCAACAGACTAGCACTATGCCTAAATTGGTTCTTCGTGCGCTCCTCGAGGGGCCAGAGGTCCCGTCATGCTCGATGTGTAGTCGCCAAGCCAGGTGTCATCCCATTGGTTGTCGTACTTCTGGTCGTTGCAGTGCGGATTGTACTTTGCGATGAGCTCGATCTGAATGTTCTTCAGCGTGCCCTCCAGCGACTGGGAGTCCGGAACGAAGTACGAGGCGACGTGAAGCTTCCACGGGGACCCTGCCCGCTCCGCCCAGCATGAAGCCGCGGGGTGGCGCTTGGGAAGGCCTGCCTTGGAAAGATCGAGCGCGTAACCCACGTAGATGACCGAGTAGGACTCCGGCTTTTTCACCGGGTCGGCCTTGTACATGATTGCGTAGACGCCGGGTCTCTGGGGAGGGTTCCAGCCGCCCAGAAGAAGCGGCCCCTCGAACGAATACCCTGCGAGACTTCCTAATCTGATCATGAAGCCCTCCTAAATCGCTGCAGTTGCATCCGCCAAGTCACAGCAACCATCAAGGGCAAAGTGCGTGTTGAGTCCCTGGGCCGACCATGCGTAGCGAATAACTCCAAGTTAATCTTAGACTCATCGGGGGGCTAGTTCATCCTCCGAAAGTTCAGCAATTGTAGGCCCTGTGGCGAGCTAACAACGGGGAAAGTCCGGTAGTCGACATTCACCGGCTCGCCGCACCGGCTTCGGCGCACCTTCGAAAGGTAAGTAGTGGCCTCAGGCAGCAGGCGAGCCGCCGTGCTCACAATCAGCGACGGCGTGTTTCATGGAACCCGGACCGATGACTCGGGCCGGGTCCTGGCGGAGGCTCTGGAGGGCGCCGGTTTCGAGGTAGCAGAGCGCAAGGTGGTGCCGGACGACCGCAAGGACATCGAGCCTGCGATCGTCGCCCTCGCCGGGCAGAACGACCTCGTTCTGACCACCGGTGGGACCGGGCTGGGCCCCCGGGACGTCACCCCCGAGGCGACCCTGGCGGTAGTCGAACGCCTGGCCCCCGGCTTCGCCGAGGCGATGAGGGCCGACGGCCGGGCCAAGACCCCGATGGCGATTCTTTCCCGGGGCGTCAGCGGGGTCCTGAAGGACGCCCTGGTGGTGAACTTCCCCGGAAGCCCAAAGGCGTGCCGGGAGGGGCTGGACGTGATCCTGCCGCTCTTCGGTCACGCGATGGACCTGATCACCGGCTACACGGTTCACAAGGACGGCCCGCCGAAGCCGGGAGACCGCCCGGGCGACATCGACCTGGAGGGCAAGAAGCCTCTGAGCCACGACCACTCCCACAACGGCAAGGGGGCCGAATCCACTCCCGCCCCCCCGGCCTCACCCGAGGCTCAGGCTCCGGTCGCCGACCAGGCCGATCCCGCCTGGGAGGTCACCAGCACCCTGGCCAGGCGCATCGACCTGGGCGAGGACAGCCTGCTCGCCACCGCAATCCGCCGTGAGGGGTCGCCTCCGTGCTCGGTGGGGCAGAAGATGCTGCTGGGACCCGGCGGCCCGCTCACGGGAACTCTGGGATGCTCCGACTTCGACACCGCAATAGCCCGCGAGGCGGCGCAGGTGCTCGCCGGAGGCGTATCGACCACCCGAACGCTCACCCATGACCTGGGGACTATCGAGGTCTACCTCGAGCCCTACACCCGCAAGCCCCGGCTGGTGGTGATCGGGGCCACCCCGGTCGCCCTGTGGCTGCTTCGTTGGGGCAGGGACCTGGGCTACGAGCCGGTCCTGGTAGAGGAGCGCGACGGGTGGGTCACGCCGGAGCACCGCGAAGCGGCGTCCAGGGTGGAGACCTCGGCCGACAACGTGGGCGGAGGAAGCGTGCTGGACGTGGTCCACACCGACCACGAGTCGCCCGCAGTCCCGGACCAGATCGGCGCCCTGCTGCCCCTGAAACCCCGCTTCGTCGGGATCATCGGCAGCGCCCGGCACACCGGCCACCACATTCAGCAGCTTAAGGACCACGGGCTGGACCCGGAGCAGATCGAGCAGATCCAGTCGCCGGTCGGGCTGAACCTGGGGGCCAAGACGCCTCCGGAGATTGCGCTTTCGATCCTGGCCGGGCTGATGAGGTTCCGTTCCGGCCGCAAAGGCGAGTGGCTGGACCGCCGGTTCGAGGAAGGTGGCGAATGAAAATCAGAGTCCGCATGTTTGGAGGCCTGGCCGAGAGGGGCCGCGCCGAGGAGGTCCTGGATATCCCGGAGAACTCGTCGACGGACGACCTGATGGCCATCCTCTACGAGCGCTACCCCGATGTCGGCAGGCTGTCCGGACAGATCCGCACCGCGGTGAACAAGGAGATTGCATCCGGCGACCAGACGCTTTCCGATGACGACGAGGTGGCCCTGCTTCCCCCGGTCGCCGGGGGGGCGAACATCGTCACCGGCCTCAGGGAGGGAGGCGCCACGGTGAACGAGGCGATGGAGGCGGTGGAAGCCCCGGACGCCGGCGGCATCGTCGTCTTCGTCGGCACCGTTCGCAACCACGCCGACGAGTGGGGCGAGGTCGACCGCCTGGAGTACTCCGCCTACCGGGAGATGGCCGAGGCCGTCCTGCAGCAGGTTGCCGAGGAGGCGGTGCAGAAGTGGCCGCTGTCCGGCATGGCGATCTTCCACGGCCTGGGCAACCTGAAGGTCGGTGACCACACGGTGGTCGTCGCAGCCTCGTCGGCCCACCGGGGCGAGGCTTTCGAGGCCGCCCGCTACGGCATCGACGAGGTCAAAGTCCGCTGTCCGGTCTGGAAGAAGGAGGGCCGGGGCGACGAGCACCGCTGGGTGGGACTCGAAGAAGCCGCTCCGCCCGGTGACGCCGAGGGACCGGAGGACTGATTGGGATACGTGATGAGAACCGTCGCCGAGGTCCGGAAGGACATCCTCGACGCGGTCGAGCCGCTCGAGCCGGTGACCCTGCCGCTCATCGACGCGTGGGGCTGCGTGCTGGTGGAGGACGCGAAAGCCCCCTATGACATTCCCACGTTCGCCTCGTCGGCGATGGATGGTTATGCAGTCCGGTCCGAGGACGTGGCCGGCGCGCCGGTCACCCTGAAGCGGGTGGGAAGCGCCTACATCGGCCACACCCCCGAGGGCGAGGTGGGACCGGGCGAAACCATGTGGATCGCCACCGGCGCCCCGATCCCCCCGGGCGCCGACTGCATCGCACCCAAGGAGGACGTCGAGTCCGAGCCCGATGTCATCACAGTCCAGAAATCGTTCTCACCCGGCCAGTTCGTGCGGCCGCCGGGACAGGACCTCAAGGAGGGCGACGTCGTGGTCCCCGCCGGCAAGGTGCTCGCCGGGCCCGAGCTGGGGAATCTGTCGACCGCCGGCTTCGCCGAGGTCACCGTCTACCCAAAGGCCCGGGTGTGTGTGGTCTCCACCGGCGACGAGCTGATCGAGCCGGGCACCAAGCCGGCGTACGGCCAGATCCCGGACGGAAACGGCTACACCATCTCCGGTTGCCTGAAGGAGCTGGGAATCTCGCCGGTCCGTCCCCCGATCGTGCCGGACGACGAGGACCTTCTGCGTGAGGTGTTCGTCTCCCGGGCACCCGAAGTGGACGTGTTCATCTCCTCCGGAGGCATGTCGGTGGGCGACCTGGACGTGGTTCGCAAGGTGGTGGAGGAGCTCGGACAGATCGACGCCTACAAGGTGGCGATGCAGCCCGGGATGCCCCAGGCCTTCGGCAACGTCGAGGGCCGGACCTACTTCGGTCTTCCCGGCAACCCGGTCTCGGTATTCGTCTCCTTCGAGCTGTTCATCCGCCCGGCCCTGCTGAAGATGATGGGCAGGACCGACCTCGATCGGCCGGTCGTCCGGGCGGCACTCGACGACGAGATGGACGGCCTTGTTGACAAGACCCGCTACTCCCGGGTGCTGGTCTACCGCGACGGGGACGGCTGGAGGGCCAGCTCCACCGGGCCCGCGGCATCCAACCTTTTGGGCACTGTCGTGAAGGCAAACGGGCTGGCTGTGATCCCGCCCGGCGACAAGCCGGTGAAGGCGGGGGAGCAGGTAAACGTTCAGCTGTACCGCCCGCTCGAGCAGATTCACGCTTGACGGGTTGGGGTAGGTAACAAATAACGGCCTCTATACTTTGGCCACAATGCTTAGATGAAAGTAGGGGAAAAATGGCTTACGAACTACCACCGCTGCCATATGCATACGATGCTCTGGAACCGCATATCGATGCACGGACGATGGAGATCCACCACACCAAGCACCACCAGACCTACATCGACAAGCTGAACGCAGCGCTTGCCGACAAGCCGGAGCTCTCCGCCAAGCCCATCCAGGAGCTGATGAAGGACTTCGCCGAGGTCCCCGCAGAGCTTTCGACCCCGGTGCGCAACCACGGTGGCGGCCACGCCAACCACTCGCTGTTCTGGACGATTCTTTCGCCCGACGGCGGCGGCGAGCCCAAGGGCCCGCTGGCCGATGCGATCAACAGCTCGTTCGGCTCGTTCGACCAGTTCAAGACCCTGTTCACCAACACCGCGGTCAACCAGTTCGGCAGCGGCTGGGCATGGCTCGTCGTAGCCGACGGACAGCTCGTCCCCTACGGCCTGCCCAACCAGGACTCCCCCCTGGCCGCCGGCGAGAACCCCATCCTGGGCCTCGACGTCTGGGAGCACGCCTACTACCTGAAGTACCAGAACCGTCGCCCCGAGTACATCAGCGCCTTCTGGAACATCGTCAACTGGGACGAGGTCAGCGCCCGGTACGAAACCGCCGTGGGCTAAGCCCAATATGTAAAGAAAAGGCCGCCCTTCGGGGCGGCCTTTTCAGTTGGGCCAACCTCTACATCGCAGCCCGGACCTCGGCGATGGCGGCCGCCGGGCCGTCTGGGTGACGGAACAGCGCCGAGCCCACCACGAAGTGGTCGGCGCCGGCCTTCAAGGCTCCGGCCACGGTGTCCTTGGTGACACCGCCGTCGACCTCGAGTGCGATCTCCCGGCCGGTGGCGTCGATCATCGCCCGGGCCTCGGCCACCTTCGGCTCCATCTCGGTTATGTACGCCTGGCCGCCGAACCCGGGGTTCACGGTCATGATCAGCAGGTGGTCGATGGAGCCCATGCAGTGCCGGATCGTCTCCAGGGAGGT encodes:
- a CDS encoding molybdenum cofactor synthesis domain-containing protein gives rise to the protein MLTISDGVFHGTRTDDSGRVLAEALEGAGFEVAERKVVPDDRKDIEPAIVALAGQNDLVLTTGGTGLGPRDVTPEATLAVVERLAPGFAEAMRADGRAKTPMAILSRGVSGVLKDALVVNFPGSPKACREGLDVILPLFGHAMDLITGYTVHKDGPPKPGDRPGDIDLEGKKPLSHDHSHNGKGAESTPAPPASPEAQAPVADQADPAWEVTSTLARRIDLGEDSLLATAIRREGSPPCSVGQKMLLGPGGPLTGTLGCSDFDTAIAREAAQVLAGGVSTTRTLTHDLGTIEVYLEPYTRKPRLVVIGATPVALWLLRWGRDLGYEPVLVEERDGWVTPEHREAASRVETSADNVGGGSVLDVVHTDHESPAVPDQIGALLPLKPRFVGIIGSARHTGHHIQQLKDHGLDPEQIEQIQSPVGLNLGAKTPPEIALSILAGLMRFRSGRKGEWLDRRFEEGGE
- a CDS encoding molybdenum cofactor biosynthesis protein MoaE; protein product: MKIRVRMFGGLAERGRAEEVLDIPENSSTDDLMAILYERYPDVGRLSGQIRTAVNKEIASGDQTLSDDDEVALLPPVAGGANIVTGLREGGATVNEAMEAVEAPDAGGIVVFVGTVRNHADEWGEVDRLEYSAYREMAEAVLQQVAEEAVQKWPLSGMAIFHGLGNLKVGDHTVVVAASSAHRGEAFEAARYGIDEVKVRCPVWKKEGRGDEHRWVGLEEAAPPGDAEGPED
- the glp gene encoding gephyrin-like molybdotransferase Glp: MMRTVAEVRKDILDAVEPLEPVTLPLIDAWGCVLVEDAKAPYDIPTFASSAMDGYAVRSEDVAGAPVTLKRVGSAYIGHTPEGEVGPGETMWIATGAPIPPGADCIAPKEDVESEPDVITVQKSFSPGQFVRPPGQDLKEGDVVVPAGKVLAGPELGNLSTAGFAEVTVYPKARVCVVSTGDELIEPGTKPAYGQIPDGNGYTISGCLKELGISPVRPPIVPDDEDLLREVFVSRAPEVDVFISSGGMSVGDLDVVRKVVEELGQIDAYKVAMQPGMPQAFGNVEGRTYFGLPGNPVSVFVSFELFIRPALLKMMGRTDLDRPVVRAALDDEMDGLVDKTRYSRVLVYRDGDGWRASSTGPAASNLLGTVVKANGLAVIPPGDKPVKAGEQVNVQLYRPLEQIHA
- a CDS encoding superoxide dismutase, which codes for MAYELPPLPYAYDALEPHIDARTMEIHHTKHHQTYIDKLNAALADKPELSAKPIQELMKDFAEVPAELSTPVRNHGGGHANHSLFWTILSPDGGGEPKGPLADAINSSFGSFDQFKTLFTNTAVNQFGSGWAWLVVADGQLVPYGLPNQDSPLAAGENPILGLDVWEHAYYLKYQNRRPEYISAFWNIVNWDEVSARYETAVG